From Vicia villosa cultivar HV-30 ecotype Madison, WI unplaced genomic scaffold, Vvil1.0 ctg.005862F_1_1, whole genome shotgun sequence, one genomic window encodes:
- the LOC131642836 gene encoding peroxidase 47-like, with the protein MKSLKMVMVKLMTVFMLIEVITCQFGFGFGADGGLSMNYYLMSCPFVEPVVKNIVNRALDNDPTLAAALIRMHFHDCFIEGCDGSILLDSTKDNTAEKDSPANLSLRGYEVIDDIKDELERRCPGVVSCADILAMAATEAVFYAGGPVYNIPKGRKDGRRSRIEDTRNLPSPTFNASELIRQFGLHGFSAQEMVALSGAHTLGVARCSSFKNRLSQVDPALDSEFAKTLSRTCTSGDNAEQPFDATRNDFDNVYFRALLRRNGVLFSDQDLYTSPRTWNFVNAYAMNEALFFLDFQRAMVKMGLLDIKQGSNGEVRDNCRKIN; encoded by the exons ATGAAGTCATTGAAAATGGTAATGGTTAAGTTGATGACAGTGTTTATGCTAATAGAGGTGATTACGTGCCAATTTGGTTTTGGATTTGGAGCAGATGGTGGGTTAAGCATGAACTATTACTTGATGAGTTGCCCTTTTGTTGAACCTGTTGTTAAGAACATAGTGAATAGAGCTTTGGATAATGATCCTACCCTTGCAGCTGCTCTTATTAGAATGCACTTCCATGACTGCTTCATTGAg GGATGTGATGGGTCAATTCTACTTGATTCCACTAAGGATAACACAGCAGAAAAGGATTCACCAGCAAATTTAAGCTTAAGAGGATACGAAGTCATAGATGATATCAAAGATGAACTTGAAAGACGATGTCCTGGTGTGGTTTCATGTGCTGATATTCTTGCTATGGCTGCTACAGAAGCTGTTTTCTAT GCTGGAGGTCCGGTTTATAACATACCTAAAGGAAGAAAAGACGGAAGAAGATCGAGAATTGAGGATACTAGAAATTTACCATCACCTACCTTTAATGCCTCTGAGCTCATTAGGCAGTTTGGTCTACATGGTTTTTCGGCTCAAGAGATGGTCGCTCTCTCGG GGGCACATACATTAGGAGTGGCAAGGTGTTCATCATTCAAGAACAGATTAAGCCAAGTGGATCCAGCTTTGGATTCAGAATTTGCAAAGACACTATCTAGAACATGTACTTCCGGTGACAACGCGGAACAACCATTCGATGCAACGAGGAACGATTTCGACAATGTTTACTTCAGAGCTTTGTTGAGGAGAAATGGTGTTCTGTTTTCAGATCAAGACCTCTATACTAGTCCAAGAACGTGGAACTTTGTGAATGCTTATGCAATGAATGAAGCATTGTTCTTTCTTGATTTTCAACGCGCGATGGTGAAGATGGGTTTGCTTGATATTAAACAAGGTTCTAATGGTGAAGTTCGAGACAATTGCCGCAAAATCAACTAA
- the LOC131642837 gene encoding zinc-finger homeodomain protein 4-like → MEKKIAVKYKECLKNHAAAIGGNATDGCGEFMASGDDDSLEALNCCACNCHRNFHRKESDSQHYALSLIPDHNINPPFLAHLSPIKSESNSPSHQSYYEKDCIKEVENRTEKMIKKRSRTKFSKEQKEKMLCFAEKAEWKIQKLEESVVQKFCQEIGIKRRILKVWMHNNKNTFSKRNVCSISRKF, encoded by the coding sequence ATGGAGAAAAAGATTGCAGTTAAATATAAAGAGTGTCTCAAGAACCATGCTGCTGCAATTGGTGGCAATGCAACTGATGGATGTGGTGAGTTCATGGCTAGTGGAGACGATGACTCACTTGAAGCTCTTAACTGTTGTGCTTGCAATTGCCACAGAAACTTCCACAGAAAAGAGTCTGATTCTCAGCATTATGCTCTTTCATTGATTCCTGATCATAACATTAATCCACCCTTCTTGGCTCATTTATCTCCAATCAAAAGTGAATCAAATAGTCCTTCTCATCAGTCTTACTATGAGAAAGATTGTATAAAGGAGGTGGAAAATCGAACCGAAAAGATGATAAAGAAGAGGTCCAGAACCAAGTTTAGTAAAGAACAGAAGGAGAAGATGTTGTGTTTTGCAGAAAAAGCTGAATGGAAGATACAGAAGCTAGAAGAATCTGTGGTTCAGAAGTTTTGTCAAGAGATTGGAATCAAGAGAAGGATACTCAAAGTGTGGATGCACAATAATAAGAACACTTTTTCCAAAAGAAATGTTTGTAGTATTAGTCGCAAATTTTAG